AAGAACCTATGCATATTCATGTAAGGAAGGCGGAGGTTTTGCGAAGTTTTGGGTCGAGCCTGTTGAACTTGATTTTGCTCAGGGGTTGAAAATAAAAGACCTGAAGATTGCCGAAGAGTTAGTTATAGAAAATATCGAATTGATTAAAGAAAAATGGTATGAAGTACATGGTAGCTGAATTGATTTTCATTGCGAAAAAGGCATGGTATGAAAATGGAATGATCTGTATCTTACTTGAAGATTCAAGAGAAATTCGTTTTCCTGTACGATTGAATGAACGTTTAAAAAATGCTACTCCTGAGGCACTAAACAATATCGAAATTATTTGTGCTGGCGCCGGATTGCACTGGCCTGAGCTTGACGAAGATCTGTCTTTAATTGGAATCATGGAAGGGCGTTACGGGATAAAAGCGAAGGAGTGATTTTCTTCTTCATAGTATTAGTAATCATTTCATTATTATTCCAATCACAACTCTTTTTCCGCCCAAAACCCCTAAGTGAAACTTCTTTTTCTATCTGCTATGATTTTGCTGTTCAATATTTCACCCCGCAGAACCATCACAAAACTTTGGGTATGGCGGGGAATAAAATTCAAAAAGAAGGATTTCTGGCCATTGCTAATAACTGAATAAGAATTTGCACGATCAACTATTTCTATCGTAGTCTTTTGTCTTAAATGACCTGTAGTTCAATTAATTTTTAATCAACATTTTCAAGATGCCTGTTTCCAAATCGCTCACTTCCAACCTGCTATTGCTGCTAACTGCGATTATTTGGGGATTTGCCTTTGTGGCGCAGCGCGCTGGCATGGAGCATGTCGGGCCGTTTACTTTTAATGGAATCAGGTTTTTGCTGGGATGTGTCACCTTATTGCCACTGCTGTATTTTCAGGGGAAAACTGTAAATCGCAAAGGTTTAGCAGAAGGAAAATGGAGTCGGGATGATGTTGCCGGTGGGTTATTGGCCGGATTGGTCATGTTTATGGCTGTAAGTTTGCAGCAAATAGGGATAGTCCATACAACAGCGGGCAAGGCTGGTTTTATCACAGGATTGTATGTAATTTTGGTTCCGGTTGTTGGGATTTTCATCAGGCAAAAAACATCCATCACTGTTTGGGCTGGCGCTGTGGTTGCAGCCATTGGTCTTTATTTCCTGAGTATTACAGAAAATTTTACCCTTGCCATGGGTGATTCATTTGTTCTGATCAGTGGGTTGTTTTTCACCTTTCACATCCTGATAATCGGAAAATTTTCGGCCAGAGCAAACATTATCAGGTTGTCGGTATTACAGTTTTTCGTCTGTGCGGTGTTGAGCCTTGTTGCTGCCTTTGCTACTGAAACCATTGAGCTTTCAGGAGTTACTGATGCTGTCATTCCCATACTCTATGGGGGAATCTTTTCCGTTGGAATAGCTTACACCCTGCAGGTTGCCGGACAAAAACACGCCCATCCGTCAGCAGCCTCCATCATCCTAAGCCTTGAATCGTTGTTTGCAGTTATCGGAGGCTGGCTCATTTTGAATGAGCTGATGACTGCCAGGAACCTTTTCGGTTGCGCACTGATGCTTTCGGGGATGATTATGGCGCAGTTGCGCTTTGGTAGTAAAGCATCAGCAATTGGTTTACCCGCCAGTCAGGAAATCCAGTCTGATAATTTGCAGTAACTTTGCCGCATAAGCAGCAGCCTGTTCTGTCGCTGCTTTTGCTTTCGGGCAAAAGGAGAGGAAAGTCGGGACAACGCAGAGCGCCATACTTCCTAACGGGAAGGTCCCGCTCATACGGGAACAGCCAGTGCCACAGAAAATTACCGCTGATGTCGGTTCTTCCGGCAGGCAAGGGTGAAAACGTGAGGTAAGAGCTCACGCGTTGCGTTGGCGACATCGCACCGGGGTAAACCTTATGGGTTGAAAGGCCATGTATATCGCGGCTCCACTACAGTGGAATACAGGCTGCTCGTCGAAATGCCGGAACTCCGGCATGCCGTGAGGGGTAGGTCGTTAGAGCCATGCTGCAAAGCCTGGCCCAGATAAATGACAGAAACTCCCGCTTCGGCGGGATGACAGAATCCCGCTTACAGGGCTGCTGCTTTTTTTTATTGGGAAAATGGGGGAATGGAAAAATGGAGTGATGGACTGGTGGAATAATGGAATGATGGAGTGATGCTTGCCCGACCCCGACGAAGGAGGGGGCGGGGAGTGATGTGAAGAAAGCCCCGAGGCACGAGGGGATTGCAGCCCTTTACCGGTTGATTGGCGATAATGATGGATCCAAAACCTGTCAGTGTGCAATCCCGCACGTACGGGACTGACAGGGTTTTGTGATAACAAGAAAAAACAGGAAATTACAAAGTACACAACAACAATGACAACCCGATGCCGCAAGCGCGGCAGCAACCTGACAACAATGACAACATTTAATTATCCGCGAACCCATGACCAAACAGACTGAACAAATTTTTACCCCAACCCAGGATGAACTTTCCAAATTGGCCAAAGCTATGAGCCATCCGGTTCGAATTTATGTTCTCGAACTTTTATCCAAACAATCCTGCTGCTACAGCGGCGATCTTTCAGAGGAACTTCCAATTGCCAAATCCACATTATCGCAGCATTTGAAAGAATTGAAAAAGGCAAATCTTATTCAGGGAGAAATCGAGCCTCCAAAAATCAAGTATTGCCTTAACCGGGAGACCTGGGAGCAGGCGCATCAGCTTTTTCACGGACTTTTTGGGAGCCAAGTGAATTCATCATCCTGTGAACCTGAATAGAATTTCTGTTGGTAGATTCGGATAAAAAATCCTCCAAAAATTTGCTTTTACAAAATATTCGTTACTTTTGTTCGTAAATTAACGAACAATAATTTTTAAAACTTAAGCAAAATGGATATTAAAGTATTGGGCACCGGTTGCACAAAGTGTAAAAACCTTGAAAAAGTTGTGCGCGATATGGTCGAAACCATGGGAATTGAAGCCCGGGTGTCAAAAGTTGAAGATATCATGGATATTATGGCTTATGGCATAGCCACCACACCAGCACTTGTGATTGACGGAAAAGTAGTCATGAAGGGGCGCGTTCCGTCGAATGATGAAATCAGGAAATTATTAACCCAATAAATAACAGAACGATGAATAAATTTTTCTTTATTCCGGTTATGCTACTGATGTTGATGCCGGATTTGTACCTACAGGCTCAGGTAACTATCAGCCAGTCAAAAGACAAAGATATTGTTGAGGTTTATTATTTCCATCTTACCCGGCGCTGTATGAGTTGCAAAACGGTTGAAGCTGAGACTGAAAAGGCCATTAATGAATATTTCCCCGAAAAGGTCAAAGATGGGACAATTATTTACAAAGTGCTTAACCTTGAAGAGGGTGACAATGAAAAGGTGGCTGAGAGCCTGGGAGTTTCGGGGCAGACATTGCTGGTAAAACATGGGGATAAACAGGCTGACATTACCAACAAAGCCTTCATGAACACAAGCAATCCCGAACGGCTGAGGAAGCAGGTGAAAGCGGGAATTGAAAGCGTCCTTTAGAAAAATCAATCTTCATGCAGGAGTTCCTTTATAACCTTTACGACAGCGCGCAGTTGCCGTTCATCTCCGCTTTGGCGCTCGGCCTCATGACAGCCATCAGTCCATGCCCGTTGGCCACCAATTTAACAGCCATTGGTTTTATCAGCAAAGACCTTGAAGATCGCCGGAAGGTATTTCTGAACGGCATCATTTACACGCTTGGCCGGGCGATTTCATATACATTCATCGGTTTGCTTTTTTACTTCTTCGCCGATCAGCTAAATTTCCTGCAAACAGGAATTGTTATTTGGGGTGAGAAGATTGTCGGCCCTTTGCTGGTGTTAATCGGCATTTTTATGCTCGATGTAATTAAAATAAATTTTCCGGGCATGGGCAAATTCAGCGAAAAGATGGAGGAAAGAAGCCGGTCAGGGTGGTGGGGAGTGCTGCTGCTTGGGATTGTATTTGCCTTGGCTTTTTGTCCTTACAGCGGTGTGCTTTACTTTGGCGCATTAATCCCGCTTACCATCAGCAGTCCGGGAGGAATGTACCTCCCTGTTGTTTTTGCCCTCGCAACCGGTATTCCGGTGATCATCTTTGCATGGTTCCTCGCCTTCTCAATCGGTAAGGTAGGCGCGATGTATAACAAGATCAGGACTTTTGAAAAAGGGTTCCGGAAGGTGATAGCTGTGCTGTTCATCCTGGCCGGAATTTACCTGATCTACATGACCTATTTTGGAAGTTAACTTTTAAAATCAAATCACTGATGGAGCTAAACAAAGAGTTGAAATTCCTGTTCTGGATCATTTTTTTCTTTCTGCTGGCTTTTTTTATGCCATTGGAAAATGTCAATTTCAGACAGGCGGTTGATGCCACGCTCGACCTTACCCGATGGTATGCGCAGGAGCATGTGATATTGTGTTTATTGCCGGCTTTTTTTATTGCCGGGGTGATTTCTATCTTTGTGAGCCAGGCGGCAGTGCTGAAGTATTTTGGAGCAAAAGCCAAAAAGTGGGTAGCCTATTCAGTGGCTTCGGTTTCAGGTACCATTCTGGCCGTTTGCAGTTGCACGATTTTGCCGCTGTTTTCAAGTATTTATAAACGCGGTGCAGGATTAGGGCCTGCCATTGCTTTTCTGTATTCAGGTCCGGCGATAAATATTTTAGCCATCATTCTTACTGCCCGCATTTTGGGGTTTGAAATGGGATTGGCCAGGGTGATTGGCGCCGTGGTATTCGCAGTGGTTATAGGATCTGCCATGGCACTTATTTACCGGAAAGAAGAAAAAGCCAAGGCAGCAGAACAAGTCAACTTTCCGGATGTACCGGAAAAAAGACCATTTTGGCAAACCTCGCTGCACTTCTTCACCCTCGTACTGATCCTGGTTTTTGCCAACTGGGGCAAGCCTGGTGAAGGGGTCACTGATGGCGCCTGGTACTTGATATGGTCAAACAAATGGCTGATCACCGCTGCCTTTGGGTTGGTGTTGATGTATTCATTGATTTTTATCCTGAGAATAAAATGGCAATGGGTAGCTATTGCAGCTCTCGCGACTGCAATTTCAGGGTTTCTAACTCCGAATCCATTGGTTCCAATGGTAGTTGCCATTACCGGATTGAGTGTGATTACCCTCTTTGACAAAAAGGATGATGACAATCGCGAGTGGACCATTTCTTCATGGGATTTTGCTAAGCAGATCATGCCGCTTCTCGCTCTGGGTGTGATTGTCGCAGGGTTTCTGCTTGGGTCAACCCACGATGAAACCCAGATTCCGGGCATTATTCCGGGTCAATGGATTTCGAGGCTTGTAGGCGGAAATTCAGTCTTTTCCAATTTCTTCGCTTCGGTGGTAGGAGCGTTTATGTATTTTGCCACACTCACCGAAGTACCTATTCTGCAGGGGCTGTTAGCATCGGGGATGGGGAAAGGCCCTGCCCTGGCTTTACTTTTAGCCGGTCCTTCGTTATCACTTCCAAATATTCTTGTCATCCAATCAGTGATAGGTACACAAAAGACAACAGTTTATGTATCACTTGTTATTGTTATGGCAACTATTTCCGGATTGATTTTTGGTGCAATTTGATTAATCATGTTATTAAAATGGTAATTTCCAACCTACAATCGCTTTGTTTTGATACTTTTGTCACACTAAAATCTTATTCCAATGAAAAAAATCCTTTTTCCATTCCTCTTTGTAGCCCTTGCGTTTCAATTGAATTCATGTATTGACGATGAAACCAACCCTGATGGAGATCCCCGGGAAGCATTCCTTGGTACCTGGGTGGTTGATGAATCCTGTGTGCGGCTCAATTACGAGGTAGAAATCGAAGCCGCTGCTGGTAACGATACAAAGGTACTGCTCTACAATTTTGCATTGACAGGAGAAGACTACCCCCCTGCTGAGGGATATGTAACTGGTAGCACGATAAATATTCCTGAGCAAACGATTGGCGATAATTGGAAGATCGACGGTTACGGAACCCTGCAGTCAAACGGTAAAATACTTTGGTCCTACTCACTTGAAATTGCTGGCGACTCTTCCAATTGTGAAGCTGAATATTCGAAATAACAACAGAATGCTTTTTTGTGGAGTAAATGAACCCAATTTGCGAAATGAAATGAGGCTGTCTCACAAGGTCAGCCTCTTTTTTTTGTTGCTTATTTTTTTGCAAAATTTGTTTACACCATGTTTACACCAAAAAGAAACAGGGAGTTAACTGTTTTAGATAACTCCCTGATTTACTTCGAGCGGTAAATGGGGTTCGAACCCACGACCCTCAGCTTGGGAAGCTGATGCTCTACCAACTGAGCTACTACCGCGTGTAACTGCCGGCAAAATTAATCGAAATTTAGTTTCACTGTCATTGTGATTTGATTTTTTCCACTTTTTCAAGGATAATTTTCATCACTTCACCAGCCTTGCCTTCCAGATGGATGTCGGTGATGTGGTTTGTGTAACGCGAGGTTTCAGGATTTACTTCGATGACAACGGCATCGTTGCGTTTGGCGATACCCGGAATCTGATTGGCTGGAGAAACCTCACCCGTTGAGCCGATGATCAGGAACACATCGCAACTTTCGGCAGCTTCGATGGAAGCGTTGTAAGCATCCATCGGAATCCTTTCGCCGAAGAAAATGAAATCGGGCTTTAATAGATTTCCACATTTCTGACAGGATGGCGGTAGTGTTTCTAGCGAAACCTCAAAGGCGTGATAATGCGCGCTGCATCGGGTGCAGACAAGTCGCTGCGAGTTCCCGTGAAACTCATGGACAATAGTATTTCCGGCAGCCTGGTGCAGGTTGTCAATGTTTTGAGTGATCACTGATTTTAACAAACCCAATTTTTCAAACCGCACCAAAGCCTGATGGGCAATGTTGGGCTGCGCTTTCCCGAAGAAGTCATAGAAAATCTCCTTGATCACTTTCCATGAATCGAGTGGATTCCGGAAAAAATAATCCAGCTCAAGTACTTCAGGATTATACCTACTCCAAAGTCCGTCGGCGCCACGAAACGGTGGAATACCACTTTCGACCGAAATTCCTGCACCGGTAAAAGCTACCAGGTGATTTGCATTCGCAATATGAATAGCTGCTTCAGCTATTTTTTTATCCAGGTTTACCATATTCTTAAATATATCCATTCGACGGGCAAAGATAGATTTTTCCGGAGCGAAGCTATTACCTGCCAGAAAATTCCTGAAATTCTTTATTATTTTGATTCTTAGAGTCTTGGTGGCAAAAAGAAAAAGTTGCCACTCACCAAGTGATGCCTTTGGCAAAAGGCTCAATGACACAAAGATTCACTAAGTTTATGAAGGAAGAAGGTTAAATGGGCAGTGCAAGACAAAATTTCATGTAAATTTGTTTTCTTTACAAAATTTCGAAATTTTTTCAAAATGATAGTTATGGATACCGTCAAGAAAACTTGGAGCCTTTGTGCCTTCTGCCACAGGCATCACCTTGTGAGTGGCAAAATGGAATGGCCACAAAGACTCTAAGACACAAAGTTGAAAACATAGGGCTTAAGTTCCTTTGAAAGCTAACTATAAAACACAATCAATGGAAAACAAGAAAAGTCAAAGAGCATATTTACCGCTAACTCCGGAGGAGGAGGCTGTTGGAAAAGCCGTCGTAAATGCCGCTTATGTGGTACACAAAGAGCTTGGACCCGGACTGCTTGAGAAAGTTTATGAGGTTTGTTTTTGTCACGAACTGCGAAAGGCGGGGTTTGAAGTAAAAAGACAACTTGATATTCCAATCACTTTTGATGGGATAATATTTGATGAAGGATTGAGATTGGATGTACTTGTCAATAATCTGGTAATTTGCGAGTTGAAAGCTCTGGATAATGTGAATCCGGTTTGGGAGGCACAACTGCTCAGCCATTTAAAACTTACTGGGAAAAGGTTGGGCTACTTGATCAATTTCAATGTGCCTCTGATCAAAAACGGCATTAAGAGAAGGATTTCAAAATATTAGCCCTATTTAGTGGTTTTAATAGCCACAAAGACGCAAAGGCACAAAGAAAAAACTTAGTGTCTTCGTGCCTTCGTGCCTTCGTGGCATAAATTAAATGGCCACAAAGACGCAAAGGCACAAAGAGGAAAACTTAGTGTCTTCGTGCCTTCGTGGCAAAAATAAAAATTCAAGAATTTACAGAAAATAAACAGAATCATGCAAATATTTTTGGTTACCGGTTTAGATTTTTCAGTTTGATGAACCAAGTTAGATTTTTCCGGTTCGAAGTTGTATTTGTAATCATGTTTTCTCTATGAACTATTAATCGGATAT
This window of the Bacteroidales bacterium genome carries:
- a CDS encoding DUF2442 domain-containing protein, which produces MKYMVAELIFIAKKAWYENGMICILLEDSREIRFPVRLNERLKNATPEALNNIEIICAGAGLHWPELDEDLSLIGIMEGRYGIKAKE
- a CDS encoding DMT family transporter; the encoded protein is MPVSKSLTSNLLLLLTAIIWGFAFVAQRAGMEHVGPFTFNGIRFLLGCVTLLPLLYFQGKTVNRKGLAEGKWSRDDVAGGLLAGLVMFMAVSLQQIGIVHTTAGKAGFITGLYVILVPVVGIFIRQKTSITVWAGAVVAAIGLYFLSITENFTLAMGDSFVLISGLFFTFHILIIGKFSARANIIRLSVLQFFVCAVLSLVAAFATETIELSGVTDAVIPILYGGIFSVGIAYTLQVAGQKHAHPSAASIILSLESLFAVIGGWLILNELMTARNLFGCALMLSGMIMAQLRFGSKASAIGLPASQEIQSDNLQ
- a CDS encoding winged helix-turn-helix transcriptional regulator; this encodes MTKQTEQIFTPTQDELSKLAKAMSHPVRIYVLELLSKQSCCYSGDLSEELPIAKSTLSQHLKELKKANLIQGEIEPPKIKYCLNRETWEQAHQLFHGLFGSQVNSSSCEPE
- a CDS encoding TM0996/MTH895 family glutaredoxin-like protein, encoding MDIKVLGTGCTKCKNLEKVVRDMVETMGIEARVSKVEDIMDIMAYGIATTPALVIDGKVVMKGRVPSNDEIRKLLTQ
- a CDS encoding sulfite exporter TauE/SafE family protein; this translates as MQEFLYNLYDSAQLPFISALALGLMTAISPCPLATNLTAIGFISKDLEDRRKVFLNGIIYTLGRAISYTFIGLLFYFFADQLNFLQTGIVIWGEKIVGPLLVLIGIFMLDVIKINFPGMGKFSEKMEERSRSGWWGVLLLGIVFALAFCPYSGVLYFGALIPLTISSPGGMYLPVVFALATGIPVIIFAWFLAFSIGKVGAMYNKIRTFEKGFRKVIAVLFILAGIYLIYMTYFGS
- a CDS encoding permease encodes the protein MELNKELKFLFWIIFFFLLAFFMPLENVNFRQAVDATLDLTRWYAQEHVILCLLPAFFIAGVISIFVSQAAVLKYFGAKAKKWVAYSVASVSGTILAVCSCTILPLFSSIYKRGAGLGPAIAFLYSGPAINILAIILTARILGFEMGLARVIGAVVFAVVIGSAMALIYRKEEKAKAAEQVNFPDVPEKRPFWQTSLHFFTLVLILVFANWGKPGEGVTDGAWYLIWSNKWLITAAFGLVLMYSLIFILRIKWQWVAIAALATAISGFLTPNPLVPMVVAITGLSVITLFDKKDDDNREWTISSWDFAKQIMPLLALGVIVAGFLLGSTHDETQIPGIIPGQWISRLVGGNSVFSNFFASVVGAFMYFATLTEVPILQGLLASGMGKGPALALLLAGPSLSLPNILVIQSVIGTQKTTVYVSLVIVMATISGLIFGAI
- a CDS encoding NAD-dependent deacylase, encoding MVNLDKKIAEAAIHIANANHLVAFTGAGISVESGIPPFRGADGLWSRYNPEVLELDYFFRNPLDSWKVIKEIFYDFFGKAQPNIAHQALVRFEKLGLLKSVITQNIDNLHQAAGNTIVHEFHGNSQRLVCTRCSAHYHAFEVSLETLPPSCQKCGNLLKPDFIFFGERIPMDAYNASIEAAESCDVFLIIGSTGEVSPANQIPGIAKRNDAVVIEVNPETSRYTNHITDIHLEGKAGEVMKIILEKVEKIKSQ
- a CDS encoding GxxExxY protein, producing MENKKSQRAYLPLTPEEEAVGKAVVNAAYVVHKELGPGLLEKVYEVCFCHELRKAGFEVKRQLDIPITFDGIIFDEGLRLDVLVNNLVICELKALDNVNPVWEAQLLSHLKLTGKRLGYLINFNVPLIKNGIKRRISKY